The window GAGCAAGGTTAAACCACGTTACACCTTTATTGATCGCATTACTGTTTTTTCCACAATGAAGAAAGCATTTTATAGCAGTTTTATAAACGTATAAAATGAAACGTCCCAACTAACTTGAATAATTAAACCGTGTTTGTTTCAGAAAGCCTTGGGTTTGATCTCGGCCAAGAGCAATTACGCGACTGAGGCCCCCTTTGAGACAAAAGTGAGTTTACGTCTTGGGCCAATTATTCCCTAATTGTTGCTTCCAGGCCTTTCGTTTACACAACCTAGAGCAGGGCCCAGCAACAAACACGACCCTAAGCCGCGATGACGCCCTTTTGTACTACAGACAAATGCACACCGTCCGCCGGATGGAAACCAGTGCCGGCAACttgtacaaagaaaaaataatcagGGGCTTTTGCCACTTATATTCCGGTCAGGAAGCGGTCGCTGTTGGCATTAAAGCGGCGCTGCGCCCCCACGACGACGTCATAACGGCGTACCGGGCCCACGGCTGGAGCCACTTGATGGGGGTGAACCCCCTGGGGGTCCTCGCCGAGCTCACGGGCCGGCAGTCGGGGTGTGCCCGCGGCAAGGGGGGCTCCATGCACATGTACACCAACCATTTCTACGGAGGCAACGGCATTGTGGGGGCGCAGGTGCCGCTAGGCGTGGGGCTAGCCCTAGCTGCGAAGTACAAGGGCACGGATGGGGTCTGTGTGGCGTTGTACGGGGACGGGGCTGCCAACCAGGGCCAGGTGTTCGAGGTCTTCAACATGGCTAAGTTATGGGACATTCCGTGCATTTTCGTCTGCGAAAATAATGGGTATGGGATGGGGACTAGTGCGGCCCGGGCGGCTGCAAATACAGCGTATTATACCCGAGGGGACGTTATTCCGGGAATATGGATTGATGGGATGGATGTTCTGGCGGTGAGGGAGGCGGCGAAGTTTGCAGTGGACCATTGCACGTCAGGGAAAGGGCCTATACTTCTGGAAGCCGCCACCTACAGGTACCACGtactgtttcaaaaaaatttccatctctagacgaaaaaaaattatgccacataacattaatattaataagtaTTAAAGGTAGATCAAATCTTTACTGGTATatgaaaaactgtttttaacGAACGAACGAAATAGATACCACTGTGGTACCATCTATTTTTGACTTTCTTTCTGGATGGGaaagtgttaataaaataaaaacactgaGATTCCTGGTATTTCCTCGTAATTTCAATAAGTTGTGATTGTAggtgaaattattttgctttattttaaaaattataccaTTTTTCCGAAATACTGAACCTTGAACAGTTCATGTCTTGCCAAAGAAGTTATTGGGATCTAGGCAAATGTTAacagacaatttttttttggcttaCTTGGCCAATTTCTGTGAAATTTgttctaaaatattatttttctatgCCTGCGTTTTCTAAATGAAACCAAACAAATTCCGATAATTTAAATTGGCTTTTCTCTTCACACTTTTTTCTTGCAACACAAGGTGGTGTTACATTCAAATAAAAGCTGCTAAAGTCTAAAAAGTTTTCTGATTTCATTGAATacacattaataaaattggccgtttaataaaaattaaaaatgggtTCAAGTTGGCGTTGAGCATCAAATAGAGTACACTCCGTTTCGTCTAAGAGATGATTTTGTGCTGGAGTGTAATTATCTGACTCTTATCTAACGATGGGTGTGATAGGTACTCGGGTCATTCAATGTCAGATCCAGGGACGAGTTACCGGACACGTGAAGAAATCCAAGAAGTGCGTCAAACACGTGATCCGATTACCTCAttcaaagagaaaattatcaCGGCTAATCTCGTGTCCCCTGAAGAATTAAAGGTAAATATGAGATGTGAAAGCTgaaggttaaaaaaaatgttttcaggCAATTGATACGGAAATTAGGAGCACTGTTGATGAAGCAACGAAAAAAGCCAAAGCGGAAAAGGAAATTCCCTTAGAAGAACTGACTGCTGATATTTATTCCCTAgatttagaaaaacaaatcaGAAACATTGATCCTTTTAATCCACTGCCACACAAGCGCATTGGGGAAGCGGTTAATTTCAAGTAAGATGGGGAGTTTGCTCGTGTGTGcaactttataatttattaattttacgaaACCGCCGATTGTATATACATTTAGTACCGATTTTACTTTAAGTTTATCCAAACGTATGGTGCCATTGTGATCACAACCATAGGTcattaaaattatgtaaatatgatgtgtttttacttttttataactctcccttcattttttttctttagttttaataaagattGGGAATTTAactctgataaaatttgatggTATCAAATTATTGAAATGTGTAGTGTTCCAACAGTAAGTATGAAAAATTACCTCTTTATTATTTGTACCTAATtcttacaaattattttttcttgagCCTATTTAGGCAAAGATATACACTTCTCCTCACAACATCTGGTGTGGTTTCTAAAACTGGTTTATGAAACACAACAATGAACTAAAAAATTCCTTTTACCTGTCAGCAAACTTCTGAACCACTCCCTAATTTTGggcaaataatttacttccGACTTGGAACTAAACCGGTTGTATAAATTACCGATTAAAATAATCACAGCGgccttaaaattttctttgggGATTTGCTCAACAATCGGCTTCATATgttcctcaattttttcatacaCCCACTTCTCGGGTCGATTTTTACAATACAACAGCAACGCAAAGTCTGAGGACCTGACCGGGTTTCCTAAAAGAACGTCTCGTGATACaagtacaaaaattaaacgtgAAATCCGTACTCAAATAAGCGTAGAAAAGCTCCTTGAAAAACTCATCAACGTCCCACCTTTCAGTCGGATAGccgtaaaatttaatcaacAAATCCCTCAACGGCAATAAATTGTATCCCGGCTTGTTGCAGTCTTTTGTGTATATAATTTGTACAAGAACCCTTGCCAAAGGCATCTCTGTAAAAACATCTTAGTTTTCAGTTTACACAaacgatttaattaaatacctGAAGAATTTGTTTCATGTGGCAACACTTCCGTCCACGACGTCAAAACGGTGAACAAAAACGGCACCGCAAAGTccccacagaaataaaatacatcACAGCACAACCTCCGCATCctatacaaatttttgtgaagCTTACAAATCGCAAGATAGAGCCTCGTGATTGGGGCAAACTCTTGTAAATTGTCACAAGTTAATAATCTTTGTTCGGCTAAAgtcaagaaattgtcaaagaCACCAACTACTCCTGTCCTTTCCAGTTTTGACATAAAACCCAACATTGTCCTCTGAACGTCGGTCATAAGAGGCGCCGGGTTGTATTTCGTATCGGGAGCGTCATGATAATCAACGGCAACCCTCTCCAAAACCGCCCTgtgaacaaattaaaaaaaatacaaaacactttgctatgttttaatttcataCTCGGCAATGTAATCCGGTTCTTGACCCGAAAACTCCCTCACAACTTCATTCGAGGCTTCTTCTTCCGCGCCGTAAacaattagttttttgaaaagcGCTTCAATTTTACTAGTCGGCAACTTTTCACCACTTTCGGGGGCTTTTTCTAGAGGAATTAATACTGGATTATCTGACGGACAAGAATCGGTTTGAACCGGTGATTTTGGACTTTCCAAAATAACATTTTCCTCCGCTTTTTCTTCAATGTGTTCATTTtgattttcaatttgtgtGATTTTCCGAGGCGAGCGCCGAGTGCTACAAACTGGccttttaaatttggttttcGGTGTCTTCGCCTCTGCAAtcggttttttgaaaacagcTTCTTGTGTCCCACTTGGAAGTACTTCGTTACTTTCACTCCTCGTATCTTCATCAGGTAAGTTCGCATATTTTGACAACCTCAAGCGTTTATTTGTTGCGGATCTTTGATTAACAAACTTGGTTTCCAGTGATTTGGAAACTTGTTTTGCACTCGAAAGTACCTCTAAATCGGTATTTTCATTATGTTCACTAGTCGTATCATCAGGTAAGATATCTTCTGACATCCTCAACCGTTTATTTGTTGAGGATTTTTGCTTCTTTATAGCGGACATAATCGAACTTCTACTGCGTTTACTCCTCCGAACTTGCGTGTTTCTTGGTAtggttttaataatattgttttcttCTGCCTCTTTATTTTCAACTGTTTCCACTTGCACGGGTTCAGAGGTGTTTTGGTCTTcgcaatttattaatttttggctttGTAAAGGTAATAAATCGTCAAAATCCCACTTATCATGTAATGGATTTTCGTTTTTGACTCCAACAAATCCCAAAAGTGGTGCTTCCTCCTCGTCATTGTGTTTTAACACCATGTAAGTATCTGTGCAACACATCAGAGGACACTTCAATTCATTTGTTACTGTTTTGAAGTTGTTTTTCTTAAGTGGTTTCACTTTCGCACGAACTGGATGTGGTTTTATAGCCGCAAGTGGGGGAGAATGTGTACTAGAACGTATTAAGGAATCGTTGCTTATGacaaaattaatgtttgcttTCTTTAAAGCTATCAGTGCACTAAGTAGGTCTACTTTTGCTTTCTGTTTGGCGATTAGTCTCTTCCTTTTCAACATATGTCGCCTTTTATTTACAACTGTTAGTAAGCTAGGGTTACACGGTGATGACCTGTCTTGTGATTCATTTAGACGTTCTGATGGTAAATTTTCAGCtacagaaaacaaaacaaacgtAAAAAAACTGGTAATTTGGTATTAAAAAGTACTTACTGATCTCTTCCAGGTTGCTCAAAGGCGATACTCTTGAGGGAACAGTCATTTGCTGCattatttcacaaacttcTTCATCTGTTGGAGTTTTACTCTTTTCACTGCCTTTTTTACATGACAATACTTCACTCCATTCTTGTGCCGCCACTTGTACTTCCTTATCTACTTTATCAACACTATTTTGTTGTAAAAGGGATATTTCTACTTGATTCGAACAATTTTCCTCCTTCAACCTTTCAATTTCACTTTCCatgtctttaattttttgtaacaggTGACTAATTTCGGCATCTTTGATTTTAATACTgtcatcaaatttaatttttgcttctgTCAACTCCtgctctttattttttaatttatcttcaATTTCATGAAATAATGTTAGGTCCTCCTGGAAAAAACGATTAAATCGagcataatttttaatgaaaaaacgcaTACTTGTGCGGCTTGTAGGTCGTgaagtttcttttttaattcataTATTTCCAGCTTGAGGTCAACGGTTTCATTGTTTAGTTTTTCCTTTTGTGACTGCCAATCAACTTGGTAAGATACAGCATCGGTTTGTGTGGCACATTCCTTCTCCttggttttctttttaacTGGTGACACATTCTTTTTTCTACCTGATTTTTTGTTCGCGTCATCATTAGGTGATAAACTTGCAAGCTTTATTTTACACTCGTTCAGTTCTTGGTTTGCGAATTGATAATTCAATTGTAAGGTGTTAATAGTTTTACTAGATTCGGATTCCAATTTActaaactgttgccttaatttattatgctctTCTTCAAGGGCGCTATAATTAGTTTCCGTAGTTTTTAAACTACTTGATAGCGTTTCGTTTCTCAGTTTCAACTTAGCAATTTCATTCTGGCTTAACTGGAGTTTTAGTTTTAACTGTTGTGTCCATTGCTGCGTCTTatctaaagttttatttttttccaaaagtacACCAAGTAGTtcactaaaaattattaaataacacAGGGCATTCTTCAGTACTTCGGTACTGATAACTTActtggttttaattattttctctttaaaaacAGAGAAATTAACTGTCTTATCCATGAACGGCGATCGttgttgcaaaaatagctAACCCTACTTTCAGATATCAAGGCCTAACTGGACACAAACAGGTGAGTTAACAATCCTTCCGCACTAGAAAACTTCTGTGATAAGACTAATCTTAGATGCACATCCCAAGGTATTCATTTTTTACGGAATTTTCGCAAAAACCGCTAAAGTAACATAACCTCACGATTTTGATATGAGCAATTTTCGGAAAAACTTTACCTGCTCGAGATTATTCCAGTTGATAACCTGGAAAATTACACATTTCACAATGTTggtctgtaattttttaaacgttatTTCTTTAGTTaacgtttaaaatttaaaactcacCTTCACGTTCTTGCGAATTTTCTTTGGTTATGTTTTTCCTCAACCATGGCTGTACTGGTGAGGTAAATtcacttgaatttttttgataaatactAAAATCCTgtttaagtaattaattttttgaccaatttCACCCgtttaaagaataatttgcaTTGAATATTGATCAGAAAGTAGATTTAGCCAAATTGTATGAGCTACAATGCAATTTCTATGATTTTGAATGAGCTCACCTCATATATATTATCCATTGGCAacgtttttcaaacgtttagACATCAACCCACTAGTACCAAAATTAccaagtttaaataaaaaattaaactcattCTTAAAAAggtgaaataaaattcatttcacttaaaaaatacgtttatttgtgtatgaataattaataaacacaATCTACATTATCATAGCACACAAAACACAACATttgtttatcaaaaattgaCCCCTTTATTCAATACGCCTCTTCTTCACAAGCGAACCCAACTGCAATAAAACCATaagttaaaatgaaaaaaatacgactTTTCGTCACCAAATCTGATATAGCCGGCAAATTATTAGTTTGGTCACCAGCTCCAGTGTTTGCACTATCTGAAGGCGCCGATGTCTTACCGCCTTTAATATTCCTGTGTTGGGGGAATGTTGGCATCAATTTTGGGTCACAAGCTacgataaaataataaaaatcacaaaaaaaaacacttctcAAGCCTTACGTAGTGGAGGTTCCTtgaaataactactttgtaaACATTCTTCAGCAGTAGCGCGCTTACGTGGATCATACataaacaaaaagtttaataGTCTCAAACCAGCAGCAGACAGCCACGGAAATCTCTGTTTTAAGTTATTGTAAGGCTGCTGTTTCAGAGAAAAATTTTCCAGTGCTGGTAATTCACTAAATCCAGGCCAAATCGCATCAGATGGGGTACCTAAGACtctctttataaaaaaaactcaagtAAAATAAACTAACCAAGCAAGTCCACAATAAGTTCAAGCTGCTGTATTTCAGACCTTCCAGGTAGCAAAGGTTTATGGCCCAGAAGCTCCCCTAAAATACAACCCGCAGCCCACATATCAACACTCGTAGTCTGCGTGGGCGCTTGCAGGAGCAACTCTGGGGCCCTGTACCACAGCGTGACCACATGCGGGGTCATGGGACGCAAGGGAACCCCAAACCAGCGCGCTAAACCAAAATCGGCGATTTTAACGCAGCCCTTATCCGTCATCAGCAAATTGGAGACTTTCAAATCGCGGTGCACGACAAAATTGTGGTGCAAATACCGCAGTCCTCTCAACACTTGCAGCATGATACACTTCACTTGGGACTCAGTAAAGGGGGCTTGCATGTTATCCAACAGCGAGGCAAGGTCTTGCTCGCAATACTCCATAGCCAGAAAAATGCTCTCCAAGCTGCGCCCCACAACAACCTCCTTCAAATGCACGATATTTTCGTGACGGCATTTCAGGAGAACCTGAATTTCGCGCAAACTGCTGACGGGAATCCCGTCCCGCTCCAAGTCCATGCGGACTTTTTTAAGAGCCACGATTTTATCGGAAATTGTGTCCTTGGCGCGGTCTAAAACAATtatgaaacaaacaaacaaaaaacaaagaagaagacatacaAACTATTCCGTAAGTGCCTTCGCCAATTCTGTTCAGCTTCTCAAACTCTGATACAAACCGGCACCGCCCCAACTATAACAAAAATCTAAGACATGTTCTCTATTGAGTTGAGGTAAAGCTTACAATGTCGGAATCTGGTATTTCCATTGATTTGCCGGTAAGGAATGATGTCAAGATTCCCTTTTTTGAAATAGGGGCCGACGGTTCGGCcccattttcgttttctttattgtttttgttagGGGCTACAAATGTTAggttaaattacaaaaactcaGATAACTAAATAAGACAAACAAAGTGgtgtattacacaaaaacttacatttccTTAATACTTCAGCGTTCATTTTTACGTTGAATCGACAATcaaattattgtattttaataattatcgataaaagtaaattaaaaaacgccGTAAACAATTCTAGTAATTTACGGCGTGCAAAAAAGCACCAACATTGTCTCGTCGAAGTTACTATAATcgtttacaatttaattaaaaagtaataattaaaacagtcAACAACGATCAAAATCTCGTGTGAAAACTTATGTCTTATGtgcttatttataattaataaccGTAGAAGAAAATCTTTTCAAGTTACATTTACAATATTGGGACATTGGCAAAACTGTGTGAAACTTGACGTTCGACTGACACGCGTTTGACGTTTCTATTTATTGTTTGTGctgaaaatttgttatccAATTGTTTTCGCCGTAATTTGCTGTAAAATTAGCCTTTGATagtgagtaattaattttcgatAATAAGGTTTTATCGCATAAACATTTAAGATTGGGTGACATGGATTCGAAGAGCGAATTGTTTGATCTTAGCGgcaaactaataataaaagtgcAATTGGGGGATGATATTAGGCGTATTCCCATACACAATGAAGCAATTACGTACGATGAACTATTGTTGATGATGCAGAGAGTGTT of the Tribolium castaneum strain GA2 chromosome 1, icTriCast1.1, whole genome shotgun sequence genome contains:
- the LOC663379 gene encoding pyruvate dehydrogenase E1 component subunit alpha, mitochondrial isoform X1, which produces MLPSCARTFGKKALTQNKALGLISAKSNYATEAPFETKAFRLHNLEQGPATNTTLSRDDALLYYRQMHTVRRMETSAGNLYKEKIIRGFCHLYSGQEAVAVGIKAALRPHDDVITAYRAHGWSHLMGVNPLGVLAELTGRQSGCARGKGGSMHMYTNHFYGGNGIVGAQVPLGVGLALAAKYKGTDGVCVALYGDGAANQGQVFEVFNMAKLWDIPCIFVCENNGYGMGTSAARAAANTAYYTRGDVIPGIWIDGMDVLAVREAAKFAVDHCTSGKGPILLEAATYRYSGHSMSDPGTSYRTREEIQEVRQTRDPITSFKEKIITANLVSPEELKAIDTEIRSTVDEATKKAKAEKEIPLEELTADIYSLDLEKQIRNIDPFNPLPHKRIGEAVNFK
- the Cdc2rk gene encoding cyclin-dependent kinase 10, with translation MNAEVLRKSPNKNNKENENGAEPSAPISKKGILTSFLTGKSMEIPDSDILGRCRFVSEFEKLNRIGEGTYGIVYRAKDTISDKIVALKKVRMDLERDGIPVSSLREIQVLLKCRHENIVHLKEVVVGRSLESIFLAMEYCEQDLASLLDNMQAPFTESQVKCIMLQVLRGLRYLHHNFVVHRDLKVSNLLMTDKGCVKIADFGLARWFGVPLRPMTPHVVTLWYRAPELLLQAPTQTTSVDMWAAGCILGELLGHKPLLPGRSEIQQLELIVDLLGTPSDAIWPGFSELPALENFSLKQQPYNNLKQRFPWLSAAGLRLLNFLFMYDPRKRATAEECLQSSYFKEPPLPCDPKLMPTFPQHRNIKGGKTSAPSDSANTGAGDQTNNLPAISDLLGSLVKKRRIE
- the LOC103312306 gene encoding early endosome antigen 1: MDKTVNFSVFKEKIIKTNELLGVLLEKNKTLDKTQQWTQQLKLKLQLSQNEIAKLKLRNETLSSSLKTTETNYSALEEEHNKLRQQFSKLESESSKTINTLQLNYQFANQELNECKIKLASLSPNDDANKKSGRKKNVSPVKKKTKEKECATQTDAVSYQVDWQSQKEKLNNETVDLKLEIYELKKKLHDLQAAQEDLTLFHEIEDKLKNKEQELTEAKIKFDDSIKIKDAEISHLLQKIKDMESEIERLKEENCSNQVEISLLQQNSVDKVDKEVQVAAQEWSEVLSCKKGSEKSKTPTDEEVCEIMQQMTVPSRVSPLSNLEEITENLPSERLNESQDRSSPCNPSLLTVVNKRRHMLKRKRLIAKQKAKVDLLSALIALKKANINFVISNDSLIRSSTHSPPLAAIKPHPVRAKVKPLKKNNFKTVTNELKCPLMCCTDTYMVLKHNDEEEAPLLGFVGVKNENPLHDKWDFDDLLPLQSQKLINCEDQNTSEPVQVETVENKEAEENNIIKTIPRNTQVRRSKRSRSSIMSAIKKQKSSTNKRLRMSEDILPDDTTSEHNENTDLEVLSSAKQVSKSLETKFVNQRSATNKRLRLSKYANLPDEDTRSESNEVLPSGTQEAVFKKPIAEAKTPKTKFKRPVCSTRRSPRKITQIENQNEHIEEKAEENVILESPKSPVQTDSCPSDNPVLIPLEKAPESGEKLPTSKIEALFKKLIVYGAEEEASNEVVREFSGQEPDYIAEAVLERVAVDYHDAPDTKYNPAPLMTDVQRTMLGFMSKLERTGVVGVFDNFLTLAEQRLLTCDNLQEFAPITRLYLAICKLHKNLYRMRRLCCDVFYFCGDFAVPFLFTVLTSWTEVLPHETNSSEMPLARVLVQIIYTKDCNKPGYNLLPLRDLLIKFYGYPTERWDVDEFFKELFYAYLRNPVRSSDFALLLYCKNRPEKWVYEKIEEHMKPIVEQIPKENFKAAVIILIGNLYNRFSSKSEVNYLPKIREWFRSLLTETTPDVVRRSVYLCLNRLKKK
- the LOC663379 gene encoding probable pyruvate dehydrogenase E1 component subunit alpha, mitochondrial isoform X2, whose amino-acid sequence is MKKAFYSSFINKALGLISAKSNYATEAPFETKAFRLHNLEQGPATNTTLSRDDALLYYRQMHTVRRMETSAGNLYKEKIIRGFCHLYSGQEAVAVGIKAALRPHDDVITAYRAHGWSHLMGVNPLGVLAELTGRQSGCARGKGGSMHMYTNHFYGGNGIVGAQVPLGVGLALAAKYKGTDGVCVALYGDGAANQGQVFEVFNMAKLWDIPCIFVCENNGYGMGTSAARAAANTAYYTRGDVIPGIWIDGMDVLAVREAAKFAVDHCTSGKGPILLEAATYRYSGHSMSDPGTSYRTREEIQEVRQTRDPITSFKEKIITANLVSPEELKAIDTEIRSTVDEATKKAKAEKEIPLEELTADIYSLDLEKQIRNIDPFNPLPHKRIGEAVNFK